The following is a genomic window from Bremerella alba.
AGGGCAGCGAGTTTTACGGAATCAACGGACGAGAATCGGGTGAACGGACTCAATCCGCCACAATTGGAAGCGGTAAATACCTTGTCGGGGCCTATGCTGGTGCTGGCCGGGGCCGGCTCGGGCAAGACCCGCGTGGTGACTTTCCGCATTGCCAATCTCATCAAACATCGCATCAAGCCGCAGCGAATCCTCGCGGTGACCTTCACCAACAAGGCCGCCGGCGAAATGAAGGAACGTGCCCTGAAGCTTCTGGGCAAGCATACCGACGACGAACCGGTCGTTTCGACGTTCCACTCTCATTGTGTTCGTGTTTTGCGGCGACATATTAACCATTTGGGGTATCCCAACACGTACACCATTTACGATCGTAGCGATCAGGAAATGGTAGCTCGCAGTGTGCTGCGCGAGATCCGAGTGCCCAGCGAAACCCTCCGTCCCGGCGATATGCTCAACTTTATCAGCCGCTGGAAGTCGGCCGGAATTCGCCCCAAGGAAGCGTTTTCCCACGCCGATACCGACAAGGCTCACCTGGCCGCCGTCGCGTTTCGCCGCTATCAGAACGCCCTGAAAGCCAGTGGGGCGCTCGATTTCGATGACCTGTTGCTATGCACCGAAGAGCTATTTACCAACTTTCCGGCCGTCCGTCAGCAGGAAGCGGCCTTGTTCGATCACGTGATGATCGACGAGTATCAGGACACCAATGCCTCGCAATACCGCATCATCCGAGGGCTGACCGAAGAGCACCGCAACTTGTGTGTCGTGGGGGATGACGATCAGTCGATTTACTCGTGGCGTGGGGCCGAAGTGAAGCATATTCTGGGCTTCAAACAAGATTGGCCGGAAGCCAAAGTCGTGCTGCTGGTCGATAACTATCGCTGCACCAACGCCATTTTAACGGTGGCTAACCGCCTGGTGGCCTTTAACGGGACGCGTTACGACAAAGTCCTCAACGCGGCCCGGCATGGTGGCGACCAGCCGAAGGTTCTGTACTTCAAGGACGAGGAAAAAGAGGCCGAGGAAGTCGTCGGCGATATCGCTCGGCGAATCCAAGACCCAGCGGTCGAACCACGCGACTTCGCGATTCTCTTTCGCACCAACGAGCAGCCGCGTGCATTCGAGCAGCAGTTTCGTGCGTTGAATATTCCGTACACGCTGATTGGGGGGATGTCGTTCTTCGATCGCAAGGAAGTCCGCGATATTCTTTCATACTTGAAGCTGATCAATTCGCAGCAAGACGAAGTTGCCCTGCTGCGAATCATCAACTCGCCCCCGCGTGGCATCGGGCAGAAGACGGTCAAAGATCTCTTGGATCATGCCACCAACGAAGGCAAGCCGCTGTGGGATGTGCTACCCCAAGCTGCCGCCCTGCGGGGAGGTTCTTCGACCACCACAACCGAGGCGATCAGGAAATTCGTGCGGCTGATCAAGCATTATCATGGCCGATTGGGCAAGGATACGCTGACCGATATCGTCCGCGATTTGATCGGGGCGATCGGCTATCAACAGGAACTCCAGCGTTTGTACCCTGACCCCAACGACCGCGAATCGCGCGAGGCAGCGGTCGAACAGGTTGTCAGCGCTATGAGTGCCTACGAAGACAAGAAGAAAAGCAAAGCCACCCTGTCTGGCTTCCTCGACGACACGGCCCTGGCCGGCGATGGGTTCGACAACGAGAAGGAAAAGCAACTCAAAAAGAACGGCGTGATCCTGATGACGCTGCATGCTGCCAAAGGTCTCGAGTTTCCTTACGTCTATATGGTGGGCATGGAGGAAGGCATCCTGCCCCACACCCGCAGCTTGAAGGACGGCGACGAGGCAATCGAAGAGGAACGCCGCTTGTGTTATGTCGGCATCACCCGGGCCCAGGAACGCCTGACGTTCTCGTTCGCCCTGGCTCGCAAGAAATGGGGAAAGCCGCGCCCCTCGGAAACGAGCCGATTTCTTTACGAATTGACGGGACAAGCCGATAATCCCAATGCAGTCGATCCCCAGGCCCGAAAGCCAGCGGCACCGAAAGCGGGGCGCAAAAAGTCCTCGGCCGGGGCACGCCGGCGGTAGGATTCATGCAAAGGGAATAACAAATGGGTTCCGATTATGTTCCGCCGATTGACGGCGAGCGTTCGCCCAACGCGTCGCTTTCGTTAGGGACGATCTTACGGCGACTTCTGATTTCCGTGTTTGCCTGGGCGATTCACTTGGTAGTGACTGCCTGCCTGCTTGGGTTTTTCGGGAGTATCGTCGAGTACTACCGAGAGGTTTTTGACCACTTCGAGCTCGACCTGCCTGTCATCACCGAGTCGATTCTGCAGTGGTCGTCAACGGTTTCCAATTACTGGTATCTATTTGCTTTGGCTGCCATTGTGCTCAACGCACCGATCGCAATCGGCGTTTGTTATCTGCCGCCACGATGGCGTTGGGTGGCATGGGTCTGGTTTGCTGGCTACCTACTGTTGGCGATCTTTCTCATGACATACGCCGCAATCGGACTCGTAATTCCGCTCCAA
Proteins encoded in this region:
- a CDS encoding ATP-dependent helicase, with amino-acid sequence MNGLNPPQLEAVNTLSGPMLVLAGAGSGKTRVVTFRIANLIKHRIKPQRILAVTFTNKAAGEMKERALKLLGKHTDDEPVVSTFHSHCVRVLRRHINHLGYPNTYTIYDRSDQEMVARSVLREIRVPSETLRPGDMLNFISRWKSAGIRPKEAFSHADTDKAHLAAVAFRRYQNALKASGALDFDDLLLCTEELFTNFPAVRQQEAALFDHVMIDEYQDTNASQYRIIRGLTEEHRNLCVVGDDDQSIYSWRGAEVKHILGFKQDWPEAKVVLLVDNYRCTNAILTVANRLVAFNGTRYDKVLNAARHGGDQPKVLYFKDEEKEAEEVVGDIARRIQDPAVEPRDFAILFRTNEQPRAFEQQFRALNIPYTLIGGMSFFDRKEVRDILSYLKLINSQQDEVALLRIINSPPRGIGQKTVKDLLDHATNEGKPLWDVLPQAAALRGGSSTTTTEAIRKFVRLIKHYHGRLGKDTLTDIVRDLIGAIGYQQELQRLYPDPNDRESREAAVEQVVSAMSAYEDKKKSKATLSGFLDDTALAGDGFDNEKEKQLKKNGVILMTLHAAKGLEFPYVYMVGMEEGILPHTRSLKDGDEAIEEERRLCYVGITRAQERLTFSFALARKKWGKPRPSETSRFLYELTGQADNPNAVDPQARKPAAPKAGRKKSSAGARRR